In the genome of Paraburkholderia caribensis, the window GTTCCGCTGGCCTTGCCGGGTGACGACGTGACGCCCGGGAAGTTCGTGTGCTTTCGCTTCGATGGCCGGCAGGGACTGTATATTCATCCGAACATCTGGCACGAAGGCGTCTTCACGCTCGACGGGACACAGCGTTTCTTCGACAAGCAGGGCGCGGTCCATGCACGTGTGTCCGTCGAGTTTGCGCAAGAGTTCGGTTGCCTGCTCGAAGCGCCCATCGTTTTTCCGTGATGCTAGAGCGTTAGATCGAGGCGGCGGTTCGAGACGAAACCGCCGGCCAAACTGGAATCGAACTAGAAAACCAGACCGCCCGCGACATCGATGGTGGACCCTGTCACCCACGCGGCGTCATCCGAAACCGCGAACGACACGGCTGCCGCAATATCCTTCGGCAGACCGGCGCGGCCAAGCGGCGTCTTCGCAATGAACGGCTGAATGAGGTCGCGCGGCAAGTGACTGTTGCCCTCCGTCTCCGTGAACCCCGGTGCAACGCCGACCACCCGAATCTGCCGCGCGCCGAGTTCCATGCCGAGCGAGCGCGTCAGCACGTCGACGGCGCCCTTGGTCGCGCAATACACATGCGCCATCGGATTCGGACTCTTCGCGACGCCGGAGCTGACGTTCACGATCACGCCACCCTGAGGCAGCACGCGCGCCGCCGCTTGCGTCATCAGCAGCAGGCCGCGCACGTTCACGCTGAAATGCCGGTCGATGCTTTCGGCCGTCAACGTATCGAGCGAATCGATGTCGTAGATGCCGGCGTTGTTCACGAGAATATCTAGCCTGCCGAACGCTTCGAGCGTCGCGTCGACGAGCGCCTTCGGCTCGCCCTCTTTCGCGACATCCGCGCGAACCGCCAGCGCCTGGCCGCCGGACGCAACGATGCCCGCGACAACGGCATCCGCGTGCGAAGCGTCCCGCGTGTAGTTCACCACGATCTTCGCGCCGTCTGCCGCGAGCCGCTCCGCAATGCCCGCTCCGATGCCCTTCGACGAACCCGTGACGATCGCCACCTTGCCTGCCAGCCGACTCATACTTGCTCCTTGATTGTGAAGTCAAACTGTATGCTAGGCTCCGATCATCCCCCGATAAAGCGGCAAAACAGGATGAACCATGAAGAGGCGCTTCACATTTCCGCGAATCTTCCCGAGCTGCTGCCGGGCATAGCGGCGTTCGCACGGGTTGCGCATCACCGCAGCTTCACGAAGGCGGCGCACGAACTGGGTGTCTCGACGTCGGCCCTCTCGCAAACGCTGCGCACGCTCGAAGCGCGCCTCGGCGTGCGCCTGCTCGAACGCTCGACGCGCAAAGTCGGCCTGACCGAGCTCGGCCAGCGCTTTCTGCAAAGCGCGCAGCCCGCGCTTGCGGCACTGCGCGGCGCAGTCAACGAAGTGCACGACATGCGCGACAAACCGGCTGGCCTGTTGCGCCTGAACGTGTCGCGCGTGGCCGCCGAGATTCTCGTGATGCCGCATCTCACGCCGTTTCTCGAAGCCTATCCGGACATCACGGTGGAACTGCATTGCGACAATGCGCTGATCGATATCGTTAGCGGCGGCTTCGACGCCGGCATCCGGCTCTCGGAGAATCTGTCGCAGGATGTGGTGGCCGTGCCGCTCGGCGGCACGCAGCGCCTCGCAACCGTGGCCGCGCCACACTATTTGAGCGGAAGAGCCTTGCCGCGGGAGCCACGCGATCTCGCCGCGCATCGCTGCCTCAATGTGCGCCTGCAAAACGGCATTTTCCGCTGGGTGTATCAGGCGGACGAGCGCGAGTTCAGCGTCGATACGCCCGGACCGTTTGTGACCAACGACGGCGATTTGCTGCTCTCCGCGATTCGCAGCGGCGCGGGCATCGGTTGCACGCTGGAGGCCGTCATCGCCGACGATATCCGCACCGGCCGCCTGATTCCGCTGCTCGAGCCGTGGTGGCCCAGCTTTCCGGGCTTTCATCTCTACTATTCGAGCCGCGTGCACGTGCCGCGCAAGCTGCGCGCGTTCATCGACTTCATGCAAACGCGTTCGTGATTTTTCGCCATTGCGGCATATGAATTCGAAGCCCTCAAAAAAAGTGCTTGACTGTCTATCTAGTAGTAGATAAAGTTCGATCCATGGAACCGACCACTACAGTTCGCGATCAGATTCTGGAGCACGCCATCACGCTGATGATGCTGCGCGGCTACAACGGGTTTAGTTATCGCGACCTGTCGGAGCTGGTAGGGGTGAAGACTTCGAGCATCCATTATTACTTCCCGTCGAAAGACGATCTGGTGCTCGAAGCCGTCAGCCAGTACAGCAACGAGATACTCAGTGCGCTCGGCTCTATCGAGTCCTCTCTTCCTGCGGATCAGAAGCTCGGCAAGTACACGAAGCTGTTCGGCAGAACCCTTGGCGAAGGCGATCAGATCTGCCTGTGCGGCATGCTCGCCGCGGATATCGAGGCGTTGCCCGATGATGTTCGCACTGCCGTGCAGGCATTCTTCAAGGCCAACGAAAGCTGGCTCGCGAAGGTGCTGGCGCAAGGCGCCAGGGAGCGCACCTTGCACGTCAACGGCAAGCCCGAAAACGCCGCGCGGGCGCTGTACGCCGCTTATCAGGGCAGCGTGCTGGCAAGCCGGCTGTTCAGGACGAAGGCACGGCTGGAAGATGTCGAGGCGTCGTGGAAGGTTTCGAAATAGTGGTATTCGAGGCGGTTGCTGTTGACCGCCTTTTGTTGGAACCGGTTATCTATCTTCTAGTAGATAAATAACGGATGTAAAGAGATGTCGTTGAAGTACAGAGATTTGCCCGGTTGTCTATCTAGTAGTAGATAGCACAAATGCAGTTCACTCAACTATTGCCAGTCAGGAGTTACATCATGTCGATCGAAAAAGTTCTGTACCGCGCTCACGCTCACGCCACGGGAGGCCGCGACGGCCGCGCCGTCGTCCCCGAAGGCAAGCTCGATTTCAAGCTGGTCACGCCGCGTGAACTCGGTGGCGCGGGCGGCGAAGGCGCGAATCCTGAACAACTGTTCGCGGCCGGCTACAGCGCCTGTTTCCTCGGTGCGATGAAATTCGTCGCGGCGCGCGACAAGACGGCGATTCCGGCAGATGTATCGATTGACGGCAGCGTCGGCATCGGCGCGATTCCCAACGGCTTCGGCATCGAAGTCGAACTGAAAATTTCGCTGCCCGGCATGCCGCGCGACGCCGCTCAGGCACTGATCGACAAGGCTCACATCGTGTGCCCGTACTCGAACGCAACGCGCGGCAACATCGACGTCACGTTGACGCTGGTTTGATCGACTTCGCCTGTTAGACAGAACATTGGAGCGTAAAAAATGAAAGCCCTGAAGCCACTCGTCCTCGCCGCCGTCCTCGCAGCCAACGCCGTCATTGCCGCCGCTGCCACGCCCGCCGCACAACCGACGCCCGACCGGGTCACGACGGCATTCCTGAAACAGCTCAACAGCGGCACGGGCCCCGCCCTGAACACGCTGCCGCCCGCGAAGGCGCGTCAGGTGCTGGTCGATGCGCAAAACGGCGTTAAGGTCGACCTGTCCGGCATCGACGTGTCGAACCGCACCATCGAAGAGGACGGTATCAGCGTGCCGATCACGATCGTCCGTCCGCAAGGCGCGACGGGCACACTGCCGGTGTTCATGTTCTTCCACGGCGGCGGCTGGATCCTCGGTGACTTCCCGACCCACGAACGGCTCGTGCGCGATCTCGTCGTGCAGTCCGGCGCGGTTGCCGTATTCGTGAATTACACGCCGTCACCCGAGGCTCGTTATCCCGTCGCGATCAATCAGGCGTACGCCGCGACGAAGTGGGTCGCGGAACACGGCAGCGACATCGGCGTGGACGGCAGCCGCCTCGCGGTGGTGGGCAACAGCGTGGGCGGCAATATGGCCGCCGTCGTCAGCCTGATGGCGAAGGACAAGCACGGTCCGCAAATCCGCTTCCAGGGGTTGATGTGGCCCGTCACGGATGCCAACTTCAACGACGGCTCGTATCTCGCGTACCGCGACAAGCACTTCCTGACCCGCGCAATGATGCAGTGGTTCTGGGACGCGTACACGAAGGACCCTGCCCAGCGTGCGCAGATTTACGCATCGCCGCTGCGTGCGTCTGAAGAAGAGTTGAAGGGTCTGCCGCCCGCGTTGATCCAGGTCGCGCAATTCGACGTGCTGCGCGACGAAGGCGAGGCATACGGGCGCAAGCTCGATGCAGCCGGCAACGAAGTGACGACGACCCGCTACAACGGCACGATCCACGATTTCGGTCTGCTCAACGCACTCGCTGCCGATGCACCGACACAGGCCGCGACGAAGCAACTCGCCAATGAGATCAAGACGCGGCTGAAGTAAACGCTGGTTCTTATAGCGGCCCGATGGCTTGACGCGCCATCGGGCCGCTTTTCACTTATACGCCAAGTTGCTTCGCGAGATCCACCAGGTCGTTGGCGACCCAATCCCAATTGTGTTCCGGCTTTAGATTCGTTGTTTGCGAGGCGCCGTGTTCATGGGGACGTGGAATGAATGCCGTTCTGAATCCGCACTTCTGCGCCGCTGCCAGATCGCTATTGTGCGCGGCCACCATGCACACCTCTCCCGGCGTCAACGCCAGAATCCCGGCCGTGCGCAAATACGCTTCGGGCGATGGCTTGTAGGCTTGCGCGACTTCCGCGCCGAGAATCGCGTCCCACGGCAGGCCGCCGTGCTTCGCCATATCGATCATCAGCCTGACATTGCCGTTAGACAGTGGCGCGATGATGTATTGCGACTTGAGCCGTGCAAGTCCTTCGACAGTATCCGGCCATGGATCGAGCCGATGCCACGCGAGATTGAATTCGTCGAGTTCCGCGGCAGGGATCTGTTTGGCTTCGATACCGAACTCGTGCAACACCGCTTCGAGATTCTCACGGTGCAATATATCGAGCTTCGTGAACGGACGCTCGCCGCTGCGGACCCGTTGCATCGCGGGTTGATATTGCGCGCGCCACGCATCCGCGAATGCGTCGGCTTCCTGTCCGCTTCGTCCATGCCTTTGCAGAAATGCAGCCGCTTCACGCGCAACGCCACTCCGCCAATCGACGAGCGTGCCGAAAACATCGAATACGAAAGCCTTTACGTCCGCTGTTGTCATAGGAAATCCAGTTGCAGTTGCGCGGCGGGCTCAAGGCTGCCATGCCTCGCCATCGGGGTAAACATAGGTGTCGAGCGACGGCGCCTTCATTTCGATGCTGTATCCCGGCTTTTGCGGAGGCATATAGTGGCCATTGCGAATAACGACGGGATCGACGAAATGCTCGTGCAGATGATCGACATATTCGAGCACGCGGCTTTCCAGCGACGCCGACACGCAGATATAGTCGAATAGCGAAATGTGCTGCACGTACTCGCACAATCCGACGCCACCCGCATGCGGACATACGGGCACGCCGAACTTTGCCGCCATCAGTAGCACGACGAGTACTTCGTTCAGTCCGCCCAGACGGCAGCTATCGACCTGGCAGAAATCGATTGCCTGAGCCTGCAGCAACTGCTTGAACATCACGCGGTTCTGGCAATGTTCGCCCGTCGCCACACCGATCGATCCCAGCCGCTGACGAATGGCAGCGTGACCGAGCACATCGTCGGGACTTGTCGGCTCTTCGATCCACCACGGGTCGAATTCCGCGAGGCGTCGCATGTTCGCGACGGCTTCATCGACGTCCCACACCTGATTCGCATCCATCATCAGCTTCAGGTTCTCGCCGATCTCTTCACGCAGAATGCGGGCGCGCCGCACATCCTCTTCGAGATTCCCGCCTACCTTCTGCTTGAAATGGGTCCACCCTTGCGCAACACCTTCGCGCGCGAGCCGGCGGATCTTGTCGTCGTCGTAACCAAGCCAGCCCGCCGATGTCGTATACGCCGGATAGCCTCGGGCGAGCATTTCCTTTTCGCGTTCGCCTTTCGTCCCGGCGTGGCGATTCAGCAGCGCCAGCGCTTCGTACGGCGTGATCGCATCCGTGACGTAACGAAAGTCGAGACAGCGCACGAGTTCTTCCGGGCTCATATCGACGAGCAGCTTCCAGACGGGCTTGCCAACCGACT includes:
- a CDS encoding TetR/AcrR family transcriptional regulator; the encoded protein is MEPTTTVRDQILEHAITLMMLRGYNGFSYRDLSELVGVKTSSIHYYFPSKDDLVLEAVSQYSNEILSALGSIESSLPADQKLGKYTKLFGRTLGEGDQICLCGMLAADIEALPDDVRTAVQAFFKANESWLAKVLAQGARERTLHVNGKPENAARALYAAYQGSVLASRLFRTKARLEDVEASWKVSK
- a CDS encoding L-fuconate dehydratase, whose amino-acid sequence is MTTITRLSVRDIRFPTSRSLDGSDAMNAAPDYSATYVTLETDSPQKLTGHGLTFTIGRGNEICVTAVNALTPLIVGKKLEDIVANMGAFWRAFTSDSQLRWIGPDKGAIHLATAAIVNAVWDLWAKSVGKPVWKLLVDMSPEELVRCLDFRYVTDAITPYEALALLNRHAGTKGEREKEMLARGYPAYTTSAGWLGYDDDKIRRLAREGVAQGWTHFKQKVGGNLEEDVRRARILREEIGENLKLMMDANQVWDVDEAVANMRRLAEFDPWWIEEPTSPDDVLGHAAIRQRLGSIGVATGEHCQNRVMFKQLLQAQAIDFCQVDSCRLGGLNEVLVVLLMAAKFGVPVCPHAGGVGLCEYVQHISLFDYICVSASLESRVLEYVDHLHEHFVDPVVIRNGHYMPPQKPGYSIEMKAPSLDTYVYPDGEAWQP
- a CDS encoding organic hydroperoxide resistance protein; the protein is MSIEKVLYRAHAHATGGRDGRAVVPEGKLDFKLVTPRELGGAGGEGANPEQLFAAGYSACFLGAMKFVAARDKTAIPADVSIDGSVGIGAIPNGFGIEVELKISLPGMPRDAAQALIDKAHIVCPYSNATRGNIDVTLTLV
- a CDS encoding LysR family transcriptional regulator → MNHEEALHISANLPELLPGIAAFARVAHHRSFTKAAHELGVSTSALSQTLRTLEARLGVRLLERSTRKVGLTELGQRFLQSAQPALAALRGAVNEVHDMRDKPAGLLRLNVSRVAAEILVMPHLTPFLEAYPDITVELHCDNALIDIVSGGFDAGIRLSENLSQDVVAVPLGGTQRLATVAAPHYLSGRALPREPRDLAAHRCLNVRLQNGIFRWVYQADEREFSVDTPGPFVTNDGDLLLSAIRSGAGIGCTLEAVIADDIRTGRLIPLLEPWWPSFPGFHLYYSSRVHVPRKLRAFIDFMQTRS
- a CDS encoding SDR family NAD(P)-dependent oxidoreductase, with translation MSRLAGKVAIVTGSSKGIGAGIAERLAADGAKIVVNYTRDASHADAVVAGIVASGGQALAVRADVAKEGEPKALVDATLEAFGRLDILVNNAGIYDIDSLDTLTAESIDRHFSVNVRGLLLMTQAAARVLPQGGVIVNVSSGVAKSPNPMAHVYCATKGAVDVLTRSLGMELGARQIRVVGVAPGFTETEGNSHLPRDLIQPFIAKTPLGRAGLPKDIAAAVSFAVSDDAAWVTGSTIDVAGGLVF
- a CDS encoding alpha/beta hydrolase, with protein sequence MKALKPLVLAAVLAANAVIAAAATPAAQPTPDRVTTAFLKQLNSGTGPALNTLPPAKARQVLVDAQNGVKVDLSGIDVSNRTIEEDGISVPITIVRPQGATGTLPVFMFFHGGGWILGDFPTHERLVRDLVVQSGAVAVFVNYTPSPEARYPVAINQAYAATKWVAEHGSDIGVDGSRLAVVGNSVGGNMAAVVSLMAKDKHGPQIRFQGLMWPVTDANFNDGSYLAYRDKHFLTRAMMQWFWDAYTKDPAQRAQIYASPLRASEEELKGLPPALIQVAQFDVLRDEGEAYGRKLDAAGNEVTTTRYNGTIHDFGLLNALAADAPTQAATKQLANEIKTRLK
- a CDS encoding haloacid dehalogenase type II, which produces MTTADVKAFVFDVFGTLVDWRSGVAREAAAFLQRHGRSGQEADAFADAWRAQYQPAMQRVRSGERPFTKLDILHRENLEAVLHEFGIEAKQIPAAELDEFNLAWHRLDPWPDTVEGLARLKSQYIIAPLSNGNVRLMIDMAKHGGLPWDAILGAEVAQAYKPSPEAYLRTAGILALTPGEVCMVAAHNSDLAAAQKCGFRTAFIPRPHEHGASQTTNLKPEHNWDWVANDLVDLAKQLGV